The Gymnodinialimonas sp. 57CJ19 genome includes a window with the following:
- a CDS encoding ribonuclease E/G produces MAKTMLIDATHAEETRVVVADGTKVDEFDFESLNKRQLAGNIYLAKVTRVEPSLQAAFIDYGGNRHGFLAFSEIHPDYYQIPIADREALLAEERAYAEQQAKEEEEESSKPKRRRRRRRSDTKAEETGTDAVTTGTPSGMDVVDLDAADNPEAEASVEGLSPMELVKETPVEEPADDDATDAAPADDDATEDTADADASNDADSDDDDTDTETVADDDAEEDIRPIRKPRPKKYKIQEVIKVRQIMLVQVVKEERGNKGAALTTYLSLAGRYCVLMPNTARGGGISRKITNAADRKKLKDIATALDVPQGAGLIVRTAGSQRTRSEIKRDYEYLQRQWEQIRELTLKSIAPAPIYQEGDLIHRTIRDLYNRDIDEVIVEGEAGYRHAKDFMRMIMPSHAKKVKRHSGGVPLFAKYKVESYLSDMFNPTVQLKSGGYIVINITEALVAIDVNSGRSTKEGSIEDTATKTNLEAAEEVARQVRLRDLAGLIVIDFIDMDERRNNNAVEKRIKDKLKTDRARIQVGRISTFGLMEMSRQRLRPGMLEATTQACHHCHGTGLVRSDDSLALSILRQLEEESTRGRSKEVLLTAPVGIVNYLINFKRDYLDSIEARTGMAIRIEADASLVVPDFKLEKFKTATRKITAEVPVVSMDAALMDDIDEDVADESDDAVEAPEEVRADDEQPKKKRRRRRGGRGRRRNGDETAENAEDGPQGTEEGAAEASADAPAEAQSEGDGEAKPEGEEQPKKRRRSRRGGRGRKSSETTTEGAEAEGSNADASAEAEPAAETRPEPAAEPVAEAAPEAQPEAEAAPEPQAAPEAQPEATPVAEVEPAPEPEAAPEAEPEPAPEPVAEETPEPAMAEAAVTPEPVAEAPAKPKRRGWWSRG; encoded by the coding sequence ATGGCAAAAACAATGCTCATCGATGCCACCCACGCGGAAGAAACCCGCGTTGTGGTGGCAGATGGAACCAAGGTCGATGAATTTGACTTTGAGTCACTAAACAAGCGGCAGCTCGCAGGTAATATTTATTTGGCAAAGGTAACGCGGGTTGAACCCTCGTTGCAGGCAGCCTTTATCGACTACGGCGGAAACCGGCACGGTTTCCTCGCCTTCTCGGAAATTCACCCTGATTACTACCAGATCCCGATCGCGGACCGTGAAGCTCTGCTGGCCGAAGAACGCGCCTACGCCGAGCAGCAAGCGAAGGAGGAGGAGGAGGAATCCTCCAAGCCCAAGCGCCGCCGTCGTCGCCGTCGCTCGGACACCAAGGCGGAAGAGACCGGCACCGATGCGGTGACCACCGGAACGCCTTCCGGCATGGATGTGGTTGATCTCGACGCTGCCGATAACCCCGAAGCGGAAGCTTCGGTCGAGGGTCTGTCACCAATGGAACTGGTGAAAGAGACCCCCGTTGAAGAACCAGCCGACGACGACGCCACCGATGCGGCGCCTGCCGATGATGACGCAACCGAAGACACCGCCGACGCCGATGCCTCCAACGATGCTGACAGCGACGACGATGATACCGACACGGAAACCGTGGCCGACGATGACGCGGAAGAAGACATCCGCCCGATCCGCAAACCGCGCCCGAAGAAGTACAAGATCCAGGAGGTCATCAAGGTCCGCCAGATCATGCTGGTGCAGGTGGTCAAGGAAGAGCGTGGCAACAAAGGTGCGGCGCTGACGACTTACCTGAGCCTCGCCGGTCGCTATTGCGTTCTGATGCCCAACACGGCGCGTGGGGGTGGCATTTCTCGCAAGATCACCAACGCCGCCGACCGCAAGAAACTGAAGGATATCGCCACCGCGCTCGACGTGCCGCAAGGCGCGGGCCTGATCGTGCGCACGGCAGGCAGCCAGCGCACCCGGTCCGAGATCAAGCGCGATTACGAATACCTGCAACGCCAGTGGGAACAGATCCGCGAGCTGACGCTCAAGTCCATCGCGCCCGCGCCGATCTACCAGGAAGGCGACCTGATCCACCGTACGATCCGCGACCTCTACAACCGCGACATCGACGAGGTGATTGTTGAAGGCGAGGCAGGCTACCGCCACGCCAAGGACTTCATGCGGATGATCATGCCGTCCCACGCCAAGAAGGTGAAACGCCACTCCGGCGGCGTGCCGCTGTTCGCGAAGTACAAGGTGGAAAGCTACCTGTCGGACATGTTCAACCCGACGGTGCAGCTGAAATCCGGCGGTTACATCGTGATCAACATCACCGAAGCGCTGGTCGCCATCGACGTGAACTCGGGCCGGTCCACCAAGGAAGGCAGCATCGAGGATACGGCGACGAAGACCAACCTGGAGGCCGCTGAAGAAGTGGCGCGTCAGGTGCGTCTGCGCGACCTTGCCGGCCTGATCGTGATCGACTTCATCGACATGGACGAGCGCCGCAACAACAACGCCGTTGAAAAGCGCATCAAGGACAAACTGAAGACGGATCGCGCCCGCATTCAGGTGGGCCGCATCTCGACCTTTGGCCTGATGGAGATGTCGCGCCAACGTCTGCGCCCCGGCATGTTGGAGGCCACAACGCAGGCCTGCCACCATTGCCACGGCACCGGTCTGGTGCGTTCGGATGACTCTCTGGCGCTGTCGATCCTGCGCCAGTTGGAAGAGGAAAGCACCCGCGGCCGCTCGAAAGAAGTCCTGCTGACCGCACCCGTGGGCATCGTGAACTACCTGATCAACTTCAAGCGTGACTACCTCGACAGCATCGAAGCGCGAACCGGCATGGCGATCCGCATCGAGGCGGACGCAAGCCTTGTCGTGCCGGATTTCAAGCTCGAGAAGTTCAAGACAGCCACCCGCAAGATCACCGCCGAGGTACCTGTTGTCTCGATGGATGCCGCGTTGATGGATGACATTGACGAAGATGTCGCCGACGAGTCCGATGACGCCGTGGAAGCGCCCGAGGAAGTCCGTGCCGACGACGAGCAGCCGAAGAAAAAGCGCCGTCGGCGTCGCGGTGGCCGGGGCCGTCGTCGCAACGGCGACGAGACGGCTGAAAACGCCGAGGACGGCCCGCAGGGCACGGAGGAGGGTGCCGCGGAGGCGTCAGCCGACGCTCCCGCCGAGGCGCAGTCCGAGGGGGATGGCGAAGCCAAGCCCGAAGGCGAAGAGCAGCCCAAAAAGCGTCGCCGTTCGCGCCGTGGGGGCCGTGGCCGCAAATCTTCTGAAACGACAACCGAAGGCGCAGAAGCCGAAGGCAGCAACGCTGATGCCTCCGCAGAGGCCGAACCCGCTGCGGAAACGCGCCCAGAGCCAGCCGCAGAACCGGTAGCCGAAGCCGCCCCCGAAGCGCAGCCTGAAGCCGAAGCCGCACCGGAGCCGCAGGCCGCACCCGAGGCGCAACCGGAAGCAACCCCGGTTGCAGAGGTTGAACCCGCCCCCGAGCCGGAAGCCGCGCCCGAAGCTGAGCCAGAGCCTGCCCCGGAACCCGTGGCAGAAGAAACGCCCGAGCCAGCCATGGCCGAGGCCGCTGTCACACCGGAACCTGTGGCAGAGGCCCCCGCCAAGCCCAAACGGCGCGGTTGGTGGTCGCGCGGCTAA